DNA from Stenotrophomonas acidaminiphila:
GGCCGTACGCGAACGGAACGCTGTGGTACGTGATGGGCGCAGGCAGCCGGGGATGCCGTTGCCTGCGGCCGAGACTCAGCCGTCGCCCTGGATCGCCTGGGCCTGCGTGGCGGCGGCCGTCCAGCGGCGCAGTCCGCGCTGGAAGAACAGGCTGTTGGGTATCTGCATCAGCGTGCCCTCGGCCGGGCCGCCGATCTCCTGCAGCGTGGTGTAGATCAGGTTGATGTCGATCACCTGGCCCTTCAGCCCGGGCTTCTCGCCGTTCTCCAGCAGTTCGATGCGGTCGCCGAGGCGGAACGGCCGGGTGGTGAAGATCAGCAGCGCGCAGAAGATGTTGGACAGCACGCTCCAGGCGGCGAAGAACGCCACCGCGCCGACCGCGGCGAAACCGGTGAACGCGGTCCACAAAATGGTCGGCGATACCCCGAGCTGGTCGAGGATGGCCACCAGCGCGGCGCTGCCGATCACGAAGTTGGACAGCCGCCGGGCGGCGGTTTCCACCTGCGGCGGCAGCGTGTAGTGCATGCCCAGGCGCGCCAGCAGGCGCCGGGTGAGCAGGCGCAGCAGCCACGCCACCAGCAGGATCAGGATGACCACCAGCGCGGTGTCGAGCAGGCTGATCCATCCATGCATCCATTCGGGCAGGTAGTTCTTCATCGGGTTGTCTCCTTGCGGCGCCGCGCCCGCTCGCGGGCAGCTGCGTTGCAACGTTCGGGTAAGCGGTGCGTGGCCATGCCGCCGGTACTGCCGCGCCACGGCCTGGGTACGGGCCCGCGCGGGGCCGCCGTGCGTACCGCGCACGCCGGGTGCCAGCGGCCGCGGTGGGCTTGCCGACGGGGCGCGGCGCCGGTGTCGGTGCGGGCAGCGGTGGACAGGGACATGGTTGGCAGGCGGGGGGCGAGGCGGGATTGTCGGCCAGCCGGCGCGGCCTTGTCAGCCCATATCGGCGTGGCCGCTGTGCCGCCCCGGCAAAAAGATCGCAGGCGGCTTTAAACCTTTCTGCTGGCCGCCGCATCCAACGGATATGCTCGACGCCACCGTGACCGCCACCTCTCCTTTCCCGCAGGCCGCCGACGATGCCGCGCTGGCGCGTGCCGCCGCCGGTGGCGACCGCCACGCCTACGAGCGCATCTACCGCCGCCACGCCCCGCGCCTGTATGCGCTGCTGTGGCGGCTGTGCGGCGGCAACGCGGCGCGCGCCGATGACGCGCTGCAGGAGACCTTCATCCAGGCCTGGCGCACATTGCCGCAGTTCCGTTTCGAGAGCGCGCTGGGTACCTGGCTGCACCGCATGGCGGTGAACACGGCGCTGATGGAACTGCGCGCCAGCGCCGCGTTCGAGGCGCTGGATATCGGCGAGGAGGGCATGGACCTGCTGGCGCGGATGCCGGCGTCCAGTCGTTGCCAGGCCACCGGGCTGGACCTGGAGCGCGCGCTGGAAACGCTGCCGCCCCGCGCCCGTGCGGTGCTTGTACTGCACGACATCGAGGGCTGGAAGCACCACGAAATCGCCGAGGAACTGCAGATGGCCGTCGGCAGTTCCAAGGCACAGCTGCATCGTGCGCGCGGGTTGTTGCGCGCGCGCCTGGGAGAAACACCATGAACGAACACGATTCCGACCACGACCACGATGACCTGGCCGCGCGCCTGCGCCGACTTCCCAGCGAGCGCGTGCCGCCGGCCGCGGCCTGGCAGCACATCGCCGCACGGCTGCACGAGGCGCCACGCGAGCGGCCCGCCGCGGTGACCCGCGCTCACGCCCGCGCCCGCGCCGTCGGCGCTGGACCTCCGCCGCCGCGGCCGCCGCGGTGGCGGCGCTGGCATTGCTGGGCACCGGCCGCTGGTGGGCCGGGTCCCCGCCGCAGGCCACCCAGGCCACCCAGGCCACCCAGGCGACACGGATGACGCAGGCATCGTCGCTGGCGGCGCAGGCCGACGCGCTGGCCGCGACCTATCGCCAGGCACTGGCGGCGATCCCGCAGGACAGCGTGCCGGCCGAACTCGCGCCGGCGCTGCACGAGCTCGATGCCAGCGCCGGCAGCATCCGCTCGGCGATCGCGCAGAGCCCCGATGCCGGGTTCCTGCTCGGCCAGCTGCGGCGCACCTACGCGCTGCGGCTTGAACTTACCCGGCAGGGCCTGGATGGCGCCGGTCTTTCCACCTGAAGGAGAATCCCCGTGAATGTTTCCCTGCGACACCTGCTGGCCGCCGTCGTGCTGCTGGCCCCCCTGGCACCGGCGCTGGCGCAGACGCCGGTCAACGAACATCACCCACTGTCCAGCGGCGGGCGGGTGGAGATCAGCAACATCGCCGGCTCGGTGAACGTGCGCGGCTGGGACCGCAACGAGGTGCAGCTGACCGGCAGCCTGGGCGAAGGCCAGCGCCTGGAGGTCCAGAACAGCGCCAACCGCGTGCAGCTGAAGGTGGTCTACCCGCGCAACAGCCGCAACAGCCGGGGCGCGGTGCTGGAACTGCGGGTGCCGCGCGGCAGCGAACTGCAGGCCGGTACCGTCAGCGCCACGCTGGACGTGGCCGACGTCGATCTGCGCAGGTTGCAGGCCAACACCGTCAGCGGCGGCATCACCGTGCGCGGGCAGGCCGTGCAGGCCACGCTCAATACCGTCAGCGGCGCGATCCGCTCGCAGCTGCGTACCCCGCGGCTGGAGCTGCGCACGGTCAGCGGCGCGATCAACGCCAGCGGTGGCAGCGGCGGCGAGGTGGCGGCCAATTCGGTGTCCGGGCCGGTCGACCTGGACCTGTCGGCGGTGCAGCGGCTCGACGCCGAAACCGTGTCCGGCGGGCTCGGCGTGCGCAGCGCCGGGTTGCAGCCGGGCGGGCGCATCAGCCTGCAGACGGTGAGCGCGCCGATCGCGCTGGCGCTGCCGGCGCGCACCTCCGCGCAACTGAAGGTCAGCAGCTTCAGCGGCGCCATCCGCTCGGACGTGGGCCAGGTCGAACGCCCGCGCTACGGTCCGGGGAGCAGCCTGGACGCGCGCCTCGGCGGCGGCGACGGCGACATCTCCATCACCTCGCATTCGGGCAATGTGCGGGTGGACCTCGGCGCGCGCTGAGCATCCCCGCCAGGCCCGCCCCGGCGAACCCGGGGCGGGCGGCTACAATAGCGGGCCTGCAACGTCATCGTCTGGAGTCGCCATGCCCGTTTCTTCCTGCCCGCAGTGTTCGTCGCAGAACGTCTATCCCGACGGCGCGCTGTGGATCTGCGCCGATTGCGGCCACGAATGGACCCCGGGCGAGGCGGGCGAAGCGGCGCTGGTGGTGCGCGACAGCAACGGCAACGTACTGGTCGCCGGCGACACCGTCACCGTCATCAAGGACCTGAAGGTCAAGGGTTCGTCGATCCCGCTCAAGCAGGGCACGGTGATCCGCAACATCCGCCTGGTCGAGGACGACGCCGAGCACATCGAAGGCAACTCGGACAAGATCAAGGGCCTGGTGCTCAAGACCTGCTTCCTGCGCAAGGCCTGAGCCTGCGCGTGGCGGCCGCCGGGCGCGTCAATGCCCGGCGTGCCGGGCGGTGAGCCGGCGCAGCGCCTCCAGTTTGGCCTGGTAAATCGCACGCAGGTGGTCGGAGCTGCCCAGCTCGCGGGCCCGCTCCAGTTCGCGCACCGCGCGGCGGTCGTCGCCGCTGAGCGAGTAGGCGCGCGCCAGCCCGAAGTGGAACTGGTGCGCGCTGCCATATACAGTCGCACCGCATGCCGGTAGTAGTGGATGGCGGCGGCGTAATCGGCACGGCGTTCGGCTTCCACGCCCTGGATGAACTGGTAGAACGGGTCGCGCTCGTGTTCGCGCCGCAGCCGCGCGTCCAGCCGCGCGGCACGCGCGTTGTCGCCGATCCGCAGGTACAGCGCGCTGGCGTTGGCGAGCGTGGAGGGCAGGTCGGGGTCGATGGCCAGGGCCCGGTCGAACGCGGCCGCCGCGGCGGCGGTGTCGCCCGCGCGGGTTTCCAGCACGCCCAGGTTGTTCCATGCCGGCGCGAAGCGCGCCTCCTGCTGCAGCGCCACCCGGAAATGCTCGCGGGCCGCCGCGACCTGCCCCTCGGCCAGCAGCTCGGCACCGCGGTTGTTGTAGAAATGGGCCAGTGCGCGCTGGTCGGAAACCGGGCGCGGGCCACGACGGTCGTACAGCACGTCCTGGTCCAGGTCCAGGGTGCCGCGGCGACCGTTCACGCGCAGCCCGACGTTGACGTGCCCGGCGTTGTAGACCACGCCCTGCTCCTGGTACCAGGTGACGACCCGTCCGACCTCCTGGACGTCGGCCTCGATACCCGCTTCGCGCGCCAGGGCCATGAACAGCAGGGTGAAGGAAAGGCAATTGGCGCGGCGCTGGCGCCAGGCCTCGGCGACAGTCAGGGTCGCGGCGGTGTCGTACCGCAGCGCTGCATCCGGGGCCTCCGCCGCGGCCGGCGCGCGGGGCTGGAAGACCAGCTCCATCAGCCGCTGCAGGCGCTGTTCCGGCGAGCGGCTGGGCGCGATGACTTCCTCGCGCACCCGTTGTTCCAGCGCGGGGGAATGGCCATGATCTGTTCGGGCGTCGGTGGCGCCAGCCGCGCGTCCGCCGCGTCCGGCGGGGCGACGCTGATGGCGGCGAGCAGGGCGAAAGCACTCCAGGCGATCATGGCGACCCGGTGGGTTGCGGCGGCGGCACCAGTGTAAGCCCGTCGCCGCCGCCTGGCGCGGCATCCACAGAAGGTGTGGACCGGGGCTTGGCAAAGATGTGGATAACTCGCGGCAGCCCTTGTGCCGCCGGCGTTGCACGCGGCTGGTCATATTTTCGCCATGCGCGTTATGGGCAGCGGCGGCGCACGGCCCGGCACCGCGCCGGGTCTGCTAGTATCCGCGCCCCAGACCAGGCCGGCCGCCGTACCCCGGCGCGCTCCGCCGGCCGGCGTTTCCATTCGACCATGACGAAGTTCATTCCCTCCGCCGAGGCGCAACTGTCGCTGGGTCTCGGCAGCGACATCCCCACCGAGCGCCTGTTCTTCGCGGTGATGCCGGACCCGGCCACCGCCTGGCGCATCGCCGAACTGGCCGAGGGACTGCGTGCCGAACACGGCCTGGACGGACGGCCGCTGGCGCGCGAGCGCCTGCATGTCACCTTGCATCACCTGGGCGATTACGCCGGCCTGCCGCCGAGCCTGCTGGCCAAGGTGCAGCAGGCCGCGGCGCGGGTACGGATGCCGGAATTCGAGGTGTGCTTCGATGAAGTCGGCAGCTTTGCCGGTGGCCGCCAGCATCCGTTCGTGCTGCGCAGCGCGCATGGCGCCGACCTGCTGCAGGGCCTGCACCAGGAGCTGGCGCGCTGCCTGCAGGCCATCGGCAGCCGCCCCGATCCGGGGTTCACGCCGCACCTGACCCTGCTCTACGACAAGCGGCGCCTGCCGGTGCAGCCGGTGCAGCCGATGCGCTGGCTGGTGCGCGAGTTCGTGCTGATCCGCAGCTTCCTGGGACAGACCCGCTACCAGCTGGAAGGGCGCTGGACGCTGGGCTGAGGGCCGTCGCCGGGCGCCGCCGCCGCGCGGTGCCGGCCAGCAGGGCGCGGGCAGGGCACGCGTTGGCGTGAGGTCCGCACCCG
Protein-coding regions in this window:
- a CDS encoding mechanosensitive ion channel protein MscS, whose protein sequence is MKNYLPEWMHGWISLLDTALVVILILLVAWLLRLLTRRLLARLGMHYTLPPQVETAARRLSNFVIGSAALVAILDQLGVSPTILWTAFTGFAAVGAVAFFAAWSVLSNIFCALLIFTTRPFRLGDRIELLENGEKPGLKGQVIDINLIYTTLQEIGGPAEGTLMQIPNSLFFQRGLRRWTAAATQAQAIQGDG
- a CDS encoding RNA polymerase subunit sigma-24 — its product is MLDATVTATSPFPQAADDAALARAAAGGDRHAYERIYRRHAPRLYALLWRLCGGNAARADDALQETFIQAWRTLPQFRFESALGTWLHRMAVNTALMELRASAAFEALDIGEEGMDLLARMPASSRCQATGLDLERALETLPPRARAVLVLHDIEGWKHHEIAEELQMAVGSSKAQLHRARGLLRARLGETP
- a CDS encoding phosphonoacetate hydrolase, with the protein product MPVSSCPQCSSQNVYPDGALWICADCGHEWTPGEAGEAALVVRDSNGNVLVAGDTVTVIKDLKVKGSSIPLKQGTVIRNIRLVEDDAEHIEGNSDKIKGLVLKTCFLRKA
- a CDS encoding 2'-5' RNA ligase, with product MTKFIPSAEAQLSLGLGSDIPTERLFFAVMPDPATAWRIAELAEGLRAEHGLDGRPLARERLHVTLHHLGDYAGLPPSLLAKVQQAAARVRMPEFEVCFDEVGSFAGGRQHPFVLRSAHGADLLQGLHQELARCLQAIGSRPDPGFTPHLTLLYDKRRLPVQPVQPMRWLVREFVLIRSFLGQTRYQLEGRWTLG